A part of Sediminispirochaeta bajacaliforniensis DSM 16054 genomic DNA contains:
- a CDS encoding indolepyruvate oxidoreductase subunit beta, whose translation MKYDIILCGVGGQGVLSVAAIIARAAMMSGLEVRQSEVHGMAQRGGAVEADLRISDGPIPGDLIAKGRADMILSMEPLESLRYVDFLSEKGSVVTSDHCEINIPDYPEKQAIFSSISSFGRALTIPADALALTAGSARSANMVLVGAASFHLPIEFSTMEEAVRERFASKGELIIETNLKALSLGRNFAEAGSRRRSG comes from the coding sequence ATGAAGTATGATATTATTCTCTGTGGAGTAGGGGGGCAGGGGGTTCTTTCCGTTGCCGCTATTATTGCCCGGGCGGCAATGATGTCGGGCTTGGAAGTTCGTCAGTCCGAGGTCCACGGCATGGCCCAGCGTGGTGGTGCGGTGGAGGCCGATCTGCGTATTTCCGATGGCCCGATTCCCGGGGACCTTATTGCGAAAGGGCGGGCGGATATGATCCTCAGCATGGAACCCCTGGAAAGTCTTCGCTACGTTGATTTCCTTTCCGAAAAGGGGAGTGTCGTTACTTCCGACCACTGCGAGATCAATATACCTGACTATCCGGAAAAGCAAGCCATCTTTTCATCTATTTCATCCTTCGGACGGGCCCTGACGATTCCGGCAGATGCATTGGCGCTTACCGCAGGGAGTGCGCGAAGTGCAAACATGGTCCTTGTTGGTGCGGCATCATTTCATTTACCAATTGAATTTTCTACAATGGAAGAAGCGGTCCGGGAACGCTTTGCAAGCAAAGGGGAGCTTATTATCGAAACCAATCTAAAGGCCCTTTCCCTTGGCAGGAATTTTGCCGAGGCCGGTAGTAGAAGGAGGAGTGGATGA
- a CDS encoding phosphate acyltransferase: MSFAQLEAQLKGGLPQTIAVAGAEGDELFQALERVEQKGLARFVLVGELETATVLAERYGIDPVAVISAGSEEDVAARSVAAIKEGKAALLMKGKVSTPTLLHAVVTEKSLFPKGQLLSHALVVESPEGRMLGITDGGMNIRPDIEAKQTILNSVVELFHRLGLANPKVAVLAANEKVNSKMPETLDAVQLKERYQAGAISGCIVDGPMALDLAVVPRAAALKGYQGAIQGDADILLTHDIAAGNHLGKSLLYLGGFQGGGIILGASYPIVLLSRSDTVREKFLSMILALSCGKGTRA, from the coding sequence ATGAGCTTTGCCCAACTCGAGGCGCAGTTGAAGGGTGGGCTGCCGCAAACGATCGCCGTAGCGGGGGCCGAGGGAGATGAGCTGTTCCAGGCCCTTGAAAGGGTAGAACAAAAGGGGCTGGCCCGGTTCGTCCTTGTGGGAGAATTAGAGACGGCAACGGTCTTGGCAGAACGCTACGGAATCGATCCTGTAGCGGTCATTTCGGCTGGAAGCGAAGAAGATGTCGCCGCACGGTCCGTTGCTGCCATCAAAGAGGGAAAGGCTGCGCTTTTGATGAAGGGCAAAGTTTCCACCCCAACCCTGTTACACGCCGTTGTTACGGAAAAAAGCTTGTTCCCCAAAGGACAGCTTCTTTCTCATGCCTTAGTGGTGGAAAGTCCCGAAGGCCGGATGCTTGGCATCACCGACGGCGGTATGAATATCCGCCCCGACATTGAGGCAAAACAGACGATTCTCAACTCGGTCGTGGAGCTTTTCCACCGCCTTGGGCTAGCAAACCCAAAAGTTGCGGTGTTGGCTGCCAATGAAAAGGTCAATTCCAAGATGCCTGAAACCCTTGATGCTGTCCAGCTCAAGGAGCGATACCAGGCTGGGGCTATAAGCGGTTGTATCGTAGATGGTCCCATGGCCCTCGATCTGGCGGTTGTCCCCCGGGCTGCCGCATTAAAGGGGTATCAGGGGGCGATACAAGGGGATGCCGATATCCTCCTTACCCACGATATTGCGGCTGGAAACCATCTCGGGAAGAGCCTTCTTTACCTTGGCGGATTTCAGGGCGGCGGGATCATTCTGGGTGCAAGCTATCCCATTGTCCTGCTTTCCCGAAGCGATACGGTCAGAGAAAAATTTCTTTCGATGATACTGGCCCTTTCCTGCGGTAAGGGGACGCGTGCATGA
- a CDS encoding Lrp/AsnC family transcriptional regulator: MQLDDTNLKILRILQDDASLTNQELSTRIGLSPATTLERVKKLEQAGIIRKYAALVDEKKLNKHIKAYIFITMKEHSNQSLIEFNKRIKDLPEVLECCRLAGEKDYILKVVVDNIEDFELFTRTRLTTIPGIDKTSSSIVLASIVDRTDIPL; this comes from the coding sequence ATGCAACTGGACGATACAAACCTAAAAATTCTCAGAATCCTTCAGGATGATGCATCACTGACAAATCAGGAACTTTCCACCCGAATCGGCCTTTCTCCTGCAACAACCCTTGAACGAGTCAAGAAACTCGAACAAGCCGGGATCATCCGAAAATACGCAGCACTTGTTGATGAGAAAAAGCTGAACAAACACATAAAGGCCTACATATTCATCACCATGAAAGAACATAGCAATCAGAGCCTCATCGAATTCAATAAGCGGATTAAAGATCTCCCGGAGGTACTCGAGTGCTGCCGCCTTGCCGGCGAGAAGGATTACATCCTCAAGGTCGTCGTCGATAATATCGAGGATTTCGAACTCTTTACCCGCACCCGTCTCACCACGATTCCCGGAATCGACAAGACCAGTTCGAGCATTGTCCTGGCCAGCATTGTCGACCGAACCGATATACCGCTGTAG
- a CDS encoding thiamine pyrophosphate-dependent enzyme produces MDGYVLLGNEAVALGALHAGVSLAYGYPGTPSTEIIEYMQQVIEPKSGVRAQWCSNEKTAYEAAVGASAMNRRVLVTMKHVGLNVAADPFMNSAIMNIKGGVVLAVADDPGMHSSQNEQDSRFYADFAKLPCFEPHNQQEAYEMTRAAFDLSERFHVPVLLRLVTRLSHSRAIVRPNPSRDANPMVKFTGKDDFITLPATSRKRYAEHLELYKRLRAYAESETVNPLKPGDTDAPFSVITSGLGHNYFEENAEDLGFSPSVLHVNFYPLPEEKIRTLAAGSKRILCIEEGYPFIERLLRGILPVSVTVSGKLDGSLPPSGELNPDIVRTALKLPEPSSKVEDGHRNLAPLPGRPPQLCKGCPHRDTFKALNTALETYENHLVTGDIGCYTLGYLPPFEAIETGLCMGASITMARGAAQAGMYPVVAVIGDSTFMHSGLTGLADAVSSSVPITILILDNSTTAMTGGQDTIFESKGIRKVVLGLGVEPEHCVEMVPLPTKHEENSDLLRREIEYKGVSVVFAFRECIQTAKRKHTKEAKA; encoded by the coding sequence ATGGATGGATATGTCTTGTTGGGGAATGAGGCGGTTGCTCTTGGGGCCTTGCACGCAGGCGTGAGCCTTGCCTATGGCTATCCCGGCACCCCTTCGACGGAAATCATCGAATATATGCAGCAGGTCATCGAACCGAAAAGCGGGGTCAGGGCCCAGTGGTGCTCGAATGAAAAGACCGCGTACGAGGCTGCCGTGGGAGCTTCGGCGATGAATCGTCGGGTCCTTGTGACCATGAAACACGTAGGCCTCAATGTCGCCGCCGACCCTTTTATGAATTCGGCGATCATGAATATCAAAGGGGGGGTGGTTCTGGCAGTAGCAGATGATCCTGGAATGCACAGCTCCCAGAATGAACAGGACAGCCGCTTTTATGCTGATTTTGCCAAGCTCCCCTGCTTTGAGCCCCACAATCAGCAGGAGGCTTATGAGATGACTCGTGCCGCCTTTGATCTTTCGGAGCGTTTTCATGTACCGGTGTTGCTTCGCCTGGTGACACGTCTTTCCCACTCCAGGGCAATCGTCAGACCGAATCCTTCCCGCGACGCCAATCCCATGGTGAAATTTACCGGAAAGGATGATTTTATCACCTTGCCTGCCACCAGCAGAAAGCGCTATGCCGAGCATCTCGAGCTGTATAAGCGGCTGCGGGCCTACGCCGAGTCGGAAACGGTAAACCCTTTGAAGCCGGGGGATACGGATGCCCCCTTTTCGGTGATCACCAGTGGGCTTGGCCACAACTATTTTGAAGAGAATGCTGAGGACCTCGGTTTTTCGCCTTCAGTCCTGCATGTCAATTTTTATCCCCTGCCCGAGGAGAAAATCAGAACTCTTGCCGCTGGCAGCAAACGCATTCTTTGCATAGAGGAAGGCTATCCCTTCATAGAACGTTTGTTACGAGGTATTCTTCCCGTTTCTGTCACCGTTAGCGGCAAATTGGATGGCAGCCTTCCTCCTTCAGGAGAATTAAACCCGGATATCGTCCGCACCGCCCTAAAGCTTCCGGAACCATCTTCCAAGGTGGAAGATGGCCACAGGAACCTTGCCCCGCTTCCCGGCAGGCCTCCTCAGTTATGTAAGGGCTGCCCTCACCGGGATACCTTCAAGGCCCTGAATACGGCCCTCGAAACTTATGAGAATCATCTCGTCACCGGAGATATCGGCTGTTACACCCTCGGCTATCTACCCCCTTTTGAAGCAATTGAGACAGGACTATGCATGGGAGCGAGTATCACCATGGCGCGAGGAGCCGCCCAGGCTGGTATGTATCCTGTGGTTGCGGTCATCGGCGACAGTACCTTCATGCATTCCGGCCTTACCGGTCTTGCGGATGCCGTGAGCTCATCGGTCCCGATCACGATTCTTATTCTGGATAACTCCACCACCGCTATGACTGGTGGCCAGGATACGATTTTCGAATCGAAGGGCATACGCAAGGTTGTTCTCGGCCTGGGGGTTGAGCCGGAACATTGTGTGGAGATGGTACCCCTTCCGACAAAGCACGAGGAAAACAGCGATCTGCTTCGCAGGGAGATCGAATACAAAGGGGTTTCGGTTGTTTTTGCATTTCGCGAGTGTATCCAGACCGCAAAGCGGAAGCATACAAAGGAGGCAAAGGCATGA
- a CDS encoding ABC transporter ATP-binding protein, which produces MAIPFFELENATVYRGERIVFDRINLRLEAGTHTAVLGPNGSGKSTLIKLIFRDIYPAALPGSVMRTFGNELMNAWDLRKRIGLVSADLQHRYMASVTGRSVVLSGFYSSIATGGTQEFSDEDQSAADRALERSGALSLADRRFGTLSTGEQRRLLLARAMVHNPEILLLDEPTAGLDMNGRFVFFDLLDGFLDEGKSVLLITHHIEEIPPGIQRVILLKSGQVFADGRPSDVLKPDDLGRLFGRSIELIERGGFRYAVPESRATPA; this is translated from the coding sequence GTGGCAATACCCTTTTTTGAACTTGAGAATGCGACCGTATACCGGGGGGAGCGAATCGTCTTCGACCGTATAAATCTTCGGCTTGAGGCTGGGACCCATACCGCGGTTCTCGGTCCCAATGGTTCGGGTAAATCAACCCTCATCAAACTAATCTTTCGGGATATCTATCCTGCGGCCCTTCCGGGTAGCGTGATGCGGACCTTCGGCAACGAGCTGATGAATGCCTGGGATCTGCGGAAACGTATTGGCCTGGTCAGTGCCGATCTTCAGCACCGCTATATGGCTTCGGTCACGGGGCGGAGTGTCGTTCTCTCGGGGTTCTATTCAAGTATTGCAACGGGGGGAACGCAGGAGTTCAGTGACGAAGACCAGTCTGCTGCGGATCGGGCCCTTGAGCGAAGCGGTGCCCTGTCCCTTGCAGATAGGAGGTTCGGGACGCTCTCGACCGGGGAACAGCGGAGGCTGCTGCTGGCCCGTGCCATGGTTCACAATCCGGAAATTCTCCTTTTGGACGAACCGACCGCCGGCCTCGATATGAACGGCCGCTTTGTCTTTTTTGATCTGCTCGACGGCTTTCTTGATGAGGGAAAGAGTGTCCTTCTTATCACCCATCACATTGAGGAAATCCCTCCTGGGATTCAGCGGGTTATCCTTCTGAAATCGGGGCAGGTCTTTGCCGACGGCCGCCCCTCCGATGTCCTGAAGCCCGACGACCTCGGCCGGCTTTTCGGCAGGAGCATTGAGCTTATCGAACGTGGGGGCTTTCGATATGCCGTTCCCGAATCTCGAGCCACTCCTGCCTGA
- the buk gene encoding butyrate kinase, whose product MSRFLIINPGSTSTKIALFQGENSWQLEELASKSLPVEDDVVRRFSDPMEQLQLREDAIAGVLSSAAIEHVDAVAGRGGLTRPLEAGSYAVSDTLIDDLSHHRFGIHASNLGAVLARRFGERFGVPSLIADPVGVDQFEEEARYSGWPSIPRKSMIHALNIRSVARESARELGGSAGDFNFIIAHLGGGISVTPMRKGRMIDVNNANEEGPFSPQRTGTLPLCGVIDLAFSSEFSSADEMKRAMVQRGGLFAYLGTPDGREVCKRIAAGDQRAESVYKAMAYQISKEIGAMATALKGKVDAVVLTGGLPHPPLSDWITERCSWIAPVKIIEGEREMLALAQAAARHVCEGEPLLTY is encoded by the coding sequence ATGAGTCGCTTTCTTATCATCAATCCCGGTTCGACGAGTACGAAAATTGCTCTTTTTCAGGGTGAAAATTCCTGGCAGTTAGAGGAACTTGCATCCAAAAGCCTTCCTGTGGAGGACGACGTTGTCAGGCGTTTTTCCGATCCCATGGAGCAATTACAGCTGCGTGAGGATGCCATCGCCGGTGTATTGAGCTCCGCTGCCATAGAGCATGTCGATGCTGTGGCCGGAAGAGGAGGGCTGACCCGTCCCCTGGAGGCGGGGAGCTATGCGGTTTCCGATACACTGATCGATGATCTTTCCCACCATCGTTTTGGAATCCATGCATCAAATCTCGGTGCCGTCCTTGCCCGTCGTTTCGGCGAGCGTTTTGGCGTGCCTTCGCTCATTGCCGATCCCGTTGGTGTCGATCAATTTGAAGAGGAAGCCCGCTATTCCGGCTGGCCTTCCATTCCCCGAAAGAGCATGATTCACGCCCTTAATATCCGCTCTGTTGCCCGAGAGTCCGCCAGAGAGCTGGGGGGGAGCGCTGGTGATTTTAATTTTATCATAGCCCATCTCGGCGGCGGGATTTCGGTTACCCCGATGAGAAAGGGGAGAATGATCGATGTAAACAATGCCAACGAGGAAGGGCCTTTTTCTCCGCAAAGAACCGGAACCCTTCCCCTTTGCGGGGTAATCGACCTTGCCTTCAGCAGTGAATTTTCATCTGCCGATGAGATGAAGCGGGCGATGGTTCAGCGCGGCGGCCTTTTCGCCTACCTCGGGACCCCCGACGGACGTGAGGTGTGTAAGCGTATTGCGGCCGGAGATCAGAGGGCCGAAAGTGTATACAAGGCCATGGCATACCAGATTTCCAAGGAGATCGGGGCGATGGCTACGGCCCTGAAGGGAAAGGTCGATGCGGTTGTCCTCACCGGGGGGCTTCCCCATCCGCCCCTGTCCGATTGGATCACGGAGCGTTGCAGCTGGATCGCCCCGGTGAAGATTATTGAGGGAGAACGGGAGATGCTTGCCCTTGCCCAGGCTGCAGCCAGGCATGTCTGTGAAGGAGAACCCCTTTTGACTTATTGA
- a CDS encoding PGPGW domain-containing protein, which translates to MIQFEHIAKELADWTAGHAEVLAIIGAVSAFMFIVTLAILPLVILAIPEDYFVKEQQSVWGFGLRHPLLRTLLVIGKNIIGIVLFMAGFIMLFIPGQGLLTILIAITLLNFPGKRNLELRLMKKPKIAKGVGWIRKKKGKKPIILP; encoded by the coding sequence ATGATCCAGTTTGAGCATATTGCGAAAGAGCTTGCCGACTGGACGGCAGGACATGCGGAAGTCCTGGCCATCATCGGGGCTGTTTCGGCATTCATGTTTATCGTAACGCTTGCAATTTTGCCGCTTGTTATTCTTGCCATTCCCGAAGACTACTTTGTGAAGGAACAACAGAGCGTCTGGGGCTTCGGCTTACGGCACCCTTTGCTGAGGACTTTGCTTGTGATCGGAAAGAATATTATCGGGATCGTTCTTTTTATGGCCGGATTCATCATGCTTTTTATTCCCGGTCAGGGCCTGCTGACCATTCTCATCGCCATTACCCTGCTTAACTTTCCCGGTAAGAGGAATCTCGAATTACGGCTGATGAAAAAGCCTAAGATCGCAAAGGGCGTGGGATGGATACGAAAGAAGAAGGGGAAAAAGCCGATCATCCTTCCCTGA
- a CDS encoding HD domain-containing phosphohydrolase, whose amino-acid sequence MIKPKICGNTPLWLQLSLRFAFFGLLIAYITFIVLTMGWSRKLISYYHGQIGRLVESTGSIEELLQELQSNGPALRLFQSPLAGLPDPFRPTLSVRLFSFNGLGWEQIGGPPLTSEVSREKLRQQLDRALEKGISRDHPPFWGRENDFSFAADVTSPTFTDPVVIHFSGIHSGLIPVVSFFLQEILFFSLLFLLFSFLLSQLFVKRIIRPIHWLSEEARKVASGARETSLNLHGRDEIARLSQTIDFMKDELSHQISLAQHQADVLETMNRIDKAVLSSANREHLLGNVADIVSSLYPKNGLFLLLVNRKGNGLDLLVERQGIDSAQRVERFFASNQELSSQMRASLENSRLFHSSELGISDHLRREMPAERSWVLNMPIVLEDSYYGSLLVTSDSKETFGDEDIGIIKKLTDQVGVALQNILYAEEREQLLFGSLKALSAAVDAKSSWTAGHSERVRLLSLRIGEELELSESDLQQLSISALLHDIGKLAISEAILDKPGKLTDDEYEIIKKHPRKGAEICDNIPGFPDVVKGILYHHEHWDGSGYPCGLAGDEIPRIARIICIADVYDAITAKRPYRNEMSPEAAKSFLLLQRGVMFEPQLVDLFINLRDQ is encoded by the coding sequence ATGATAAAGCCCAAAATTTGCGGAAATACGCCTCTTTGGTTGCAGCTATCCTTGCGCTTTGCTTTTTTCGGTCTTTTGATCGCTTATATAACCTTTATTGTTCTTACCATGGGATGGAGCCGAAAACTCATCTCCTACTACCATGGTCAGATTGGCCGTCTTGTGGAGTCGACGGGATCTATCGAGGAGCTGTTGCAGGAGCTGCAATCCAACGGACCGGCTCTGCGTCTTTTTCAGTCTCCCCTTGCGGGCTTACCCGATCCCTTTCGGCCCACCTTGTCCGTCAGACTCTTCAGCTTCAATGGCTTGGGATGGGAACAGATCGGGGGGCCGCCACTGACTTCCGAAGTTTCCAGGGAAAAACTACGACAACAGCTTGATCGTGCCCTTGAGAAAGGGATCTCCAGAGATCATCCTCCCTTTTGGGGCAGAGAAAACGACTTCTCTTTTGCCGCCGATGTTACCTCGCCTACCTTTACGGATCCGGTAGTGATCCATTTTTCGGGGATACATTCCGGCCTCATTCCGGTCGTTTCGTTTTTTCTGCAAGAGATTCTCTTCTTTTCTCTGCTGTTTCTCCTCTTTTCCTTTCTTCTGAGTCAACTTTTTGTGAAAAGGATTATTCGTCCCATACACTGGCTCAGCGAGGAGGCCCGTAAGGTTGCCTCCGGAGCCCGGGAAACCAGCTTAAACCTTCATGGGCGGGATGAGATCGCCCGTCTGAGTCAGACCATCGATTTTATGAAGGATGAGCTTTCGCATCAGATTTCCCTGGCTCAGCACCAGGCCGACGTATTGGAAACCATGAACCGCATCGATAAGGCCGTTCTTTCTTCCGCCAACAGGGAGCATCTGCTTGGTAATGTCGCAGATATTGTCTCATCCCTCTATCCGAAAAACGGACTTTTCCTGCTGTTGGTAAATAGAAAGGGTAACGGTCTTGATTTGCTTGTCGAGCGGCAGGGGATAGACAGCGCCCAAAGGGTTGAACGATTCTTTGCCTCTAATCAGGAACTTTCTTCCCAGATGCGTGCCAGCCTCGAAAATTCTCGACTTTTCCACTCTTCTGAGCTGGGAATCAGTGACCATCTTCGTCGGGAAATGCCGGCGGAACGTTCATGGGTCCTCAATATGCCGATCGTTCTTGAAGATTCCTATTATGGTTCTCTTCTCGTTACTTCCGATTCCAAGGAAACCTTTGGTGATGAAGATATCGGCATCATTAAAAAACTAACCGATCAGGTAGGCGTGGCTTTACAAAACATCCTCTATGCAGAAGAACGGGAGCAGCTACTTTTCGGCTCGTTAAAGGCCCTTTCCGCAGCCGTCGATGCAAAAAGCAGCTGGACGGCAGGTCATTCCGAACGGGTCAGGCTTCTCTCTCTTCGAATAGGTGAAGAGCTGGAGCTCAGTGAATCCGATCTGCAGCAGCTTTCCATTTCGGCCCTGCTGCACGATATCGGGAAATTGGCGATTAGTGAAGCGATTCTTGACAAGCCGGGTAAGCTTACCGATGATGAGTATGAGATCATCAAAAAGCATCCCCGGAAGGGCGCCGAGATCTGCGATAACATTCCGGGATTCCCCGATGTTGTAAAGGGTATCCTATATCACCATGAACACTGGGATGGATCGGGATATCCTTGCGGACTGGCGGGAGACGAAATCCCTCGCATCGCACGAATCATTTGTATTGCCGATGTATATGATGCCATAACGGCCAAGAGACCTTATCGTAATGAGATGAGCCCCGAGGCGGCAAAGTCTTTCCTTCTGCTGCAACGTGGTGTGATGTTTGAGCCGCAGCTTGTTGATCTCTTTATTAATCTTCGCGATCAGTAA
- a CDS encoding phosphate acyltransferase: protein MCVYTGKHLRSLREKADISREELADSIEEPLALIERMEDEAYEPSVSILLKIASALETDISTLIYGKAFDARSVMVTSREERVKVERRRQFDYESLAPSYAGKHIEPFLVDVYPNEPDTLEYSSHEGEEFHYVMEGKLKIIVDGREHLLNVGDSIYFDSSLPHALSSVGDRAKVMVAVYNAASMRHLTRSRKMTELIEAARHLGGRSVVVVLPNDTAIEAVNRAMEERVVEDALLVGDPGTFPEAYRRYANRYEIVPVEKEAGDDADPAQTAYQRRCADRGVALIREGRGHMLMKGNINTAIFMKGVLDKQSGIGSGRRLSLVSIFELPKLNRLIFLTDPGINTALTTGDDLVTSRDIILNGIDVARALGVAKPKVAILDANELPSKKLPTTMFAQELSAMEWPNATVYGPLSYDLALYEDSARHKGIEDNPVAGKADILIVPHISGGNFLYKAWAMTMSADVANIVLGATVPLIITSRSDGDMTKFLTLCASAVYSGYEEDGK, encoded by the coding sequence ATGTGTGTGTATACGGGAAAACATCTCCGTTCTCTTCGGGAGAAGGCGGATATCAGTCGAGAGGAGCTGGCCGATAGCATCGAAGAGCCTCTGGCGCTGATCGAACGGATGGAGGATGAGGCGTATGAGCCGTCGGTTTCCATCCTTCTCAAGATTGCATCGGCCCTGGAAACAGATATTTCTACCCTGATATACGGCAAGGCCTTTGATGCACGGTCGGTGATGGTCACCAGCCGTGAGGAACGGGTCAAGGTGGAACGGCGGAGGCAGTTTGATTATGAAAGTCTTGCTCCTTCCTATGCCGGTAAGCACATTGAACCCTTTCTTGTAGATGTCTACCCCAATGAACCCGATACGCTTGAATATTCCTCACACGAGGGGGAGGAGTTCCACTATGTCATGGAGGGAAAGCTGAAGATCATTGTCGACGGCAGAGAGCACCTTCTCAATGTCGGGGACTCGATCTATTTTGATTCTTCCCTTCCGCATGCCCTCTCCTCTGTGGGAGATCGGGCCAAGGTGATGGTGGCTGTCTACAATGCCGCCAGCATGCGGCATCTTACACGAAGCCGAAAGATGACGGAATTAATTGAAGCCGCCCGCCACCTCGGAGGCCGGAGTGTTGTCGTTGTTCTTCCCAATGATACCGCCATTGAAGCGGTGAACCGGGCCATGGAGGAGCGTGTCGTGGAGGATGCCCTCCTGGTAGGGGATCCCGGTACCTTCCCTGAGGCATACCGGCGCTATGCAAATCGCTATGAGATCGTTCCGGTGGAGAAGGAGGCAGGGGATGATGCGGACCCGGCCCAAACCGCCTATCAGCGCCGTTGTGCCGATCGTGGTGTGGCCCTGATCCGCGAAGGACGTGGCCATATGCTGATGAAGGGGAATATCAACACCGCCATCTTCATGAAAGGGGTACTTGATAAGCAGTCGGGAATCGGAAGCGGCAGAAGGCTTTCCCTGGTAAGTATTTTCGAGCTTCCAAAACTGAATCGGCTTATCTTCCTCACGGATCCGGGGATCAATACCGCCCTCACCACCGGCGACGACCTCGTCACAAGCCGTGACATCATCTTGAACGGCATCGATGTGGCCCGGGCCCTTGGGGTTGCAAAACCGAAGGTGGCCATTCTCGATGCAAATGAACTTCCCAGCAAGAAGCTACCCACCACCATGTTTGCCCAGGAGCTTTCGGCAATGGAATGGCCGAACGCAACGGTCTACGGCCCGCTTTCCTATGATCTTGCCCTCTATGAGGATTCGGCGCGTCACAAGGGAATAGAGGATAATCCGGTTGCAGGAAAGGCCGATATCCTGATCGTACCGCACATCTCCGGAGGAAACTTCCTGTATAAGGCATGGGCCATGACCATGTCGGCGGATGTTGCCAACATCGTACTTGGTGCCACCGTTCCCCTGATCATCACCAGCCGAAGCGACGGCGACATGACGAAATTCCTTACCCTCTGTGCCTCTGCGGTCTACTCCGGCTACGAGGAAGACGGAAAATAG
- a CDS encoding GNAT family N-acetyltransferase: protein MVRRLHLLPVHPDHYATLYAWRSDRDDVAYNPLMPIDEKRFAERMAGASGELSSIYDFRELKWEAVIDEEPAALVGIQEINSMMKTAEISYQVAPAMRGRGVGKAAVAALVEMLFSSTDLRKLCAIVCSRNLPSIRLLQALGFTREGCLRSHFLINGKPEDEIFFGILRQEWLEIRERHIESPHVR, encoded by the coding sequence ATGGTACGACGACTACATCTTTTACCCGTGCACCCCGACCACTATGCCACCCTCTACGCCTGGCGAAGCGATCGGGATGATGTGGCCTACAATCCTCTCATGCCCATCGACGAAAAGCGCTTCGCCGAAAGAATGGCCGGCGCAAGCGGCGAGCTCTCCTCGATCTACGATTTTCGCGAACTCAAATGGGAGGCAGTAATAGACGAAGAACCGGCCGCCCTTGTTGGGATTCAGGAGATCAACTCGATGATGAAAACAGCAGAGATCAGCTATCAGGTCGCCCCGGCGATGCGGGGCCGAGGGGTCGGTAAAGCCGCGGTGGCAGCCCTCGTGGAGATGCTCTTCTCATCCACCGACTTACGAAAACTCTGCGCCATTGTATGCAGCCGGAACCTTCCCTCGATTCGCCTGTTGCAGGCCCTCGGCTTCACAAGGGAAGGCTGTCTTCGCAGCCATTTTCTCATCAATGGGAAACCCGAAGACGAGATATTCTTCGGTATACTCAGGCAGGAGTGGCTCGAGATTCGGGAACGGCATATCGAAAGCCCCCACGTTCGATAA